The following coding sequences are from one Dreissena polymorpha isolate Duluth1 chromosome 8, UMN_Dpol_1.0, whole genome shotgun sequence window:
- the LOC127841625 gene encoding short-chain collagen C4-like isoform X1 has translation MIRACPWILSVMFLIQNGCTSGSAREPACSRFHYEEQLLEKMIRAEIHVESVDKKLQQYLAENLQSGKELKELSEKLNQLTDAIRKAREHSGTSGTTYVRWGRKSCPTIAALVYEGFTAGSYYGHTGSGANYLCLPAEPLWGVYDDGFKTPAIIYGTEYETSDSPVFNHLHEHEVPCAVCRVSTSNVLMVPGRNACYTGWTLEYAGYLMAERNNHASNKNFVCVDGDAEVTNCSSGGNENGALLYVVESSCNPLKCPPYVSGRELTCAVCSYKE, from the exons ATGATTCGGGCATGTCCATGGATCCTGAGTGTGATGTTCCTTATTCAAAATGGCTGTACTTCCGGTTCCGCGCGCGAACCGGCATGCTCGAGATTCCATTACGAGGAACAATTATTGGAGAAAATGATCCGCGCGGAGATACACGTTGAAAGTGTTGATAAAAAGCTTCAACAGTACTTGGCAGAGAATCTTCAAAGCGGCAAGGAGTTGAAAG AACTATCTGAAAAGCTGAATCAACTCACTGATGCTATTCGTAAAGCGCGGGAACACAGTGGAACTTCCGGTACAACGTACGTCAGATGGGGCCGGAAATCCTGCCCCACCATCGCAGCGCTAGTTTACGAAGGCTTTACCGCTGGCTCTTACTATGGGCACACCGGGAGCGGCGCAAACTACCTCTGTCTTCCGGCGGAACCCTTGTGGGGCGTTTATGACGACGGCTTCAAAACTCCAGCAATAATATACGGCACCGAATATGAGACTTCGGATTCTCCCGTATTTAATCATCTGCATGAACACGAGGTCCCGTGCGCGGTGTGTCGCGTATCCACCAGCAacgtgttgatggttcccggcagAAACGCCTGCTACACTGGTTGGACGCTTGAGTACGCCGGGTACCTGATGGCGGAGCGTAACAACCACGCATCCAACAAGAATTTCGTCTGCGTTGACGGCGACGCTGAGGTGACCAACTGCAGCAGCGGTGGCAACGAAAACGGCGCCCTTCTTTACGTCGTGGAGAGTAGTTGCAATCCGCTGAAATGTCCACCGTACGTCAGTGGACGCGAGTTGACGTGCGCAGTGTGTTCTTATAAAGAGTAG
- the LOC127841625 gene encoding short-chain collagen C4-like isoform X2 translates to MIRACPWILSVMFLIQNGGTSGSAREPACSRFHYEEQLLEKMIRAEIHVESVDKKLQQYLAENLQSGKELKELSEKLNQLTDAIRKAREHSGTSGTTYVRWGRKSCPTIAALVYEGFTAGSYYGHTGSGANYLCLPAEPLWGVYDDGFKTPAIIYGTEYETSDSPVFNHLHEHEVPCAVCRVSTSNVLMVPGRNACYTGWTLEYAGYLMAERNNHASNKNFVCVDGDAEVTNCSSGGNENGALLYVVESSCNPLKCPPYVSGRELTCAVCSYKE, encoded by the exons TCCGGTTCCGCGCGCGAACCGGCATGCTCGAGATTCCATTACGAGGAACAATTATTGGAGAAAATGATCCGCGCGGAGATACACGTTGAAAGTGTTGATAAAAAGCTTCAACAGTACTTGGCAGAGAATCTTCAAAGCGGCAAGGAGTTGAAAG AACTATCTGAAAAGCTGAATCAACTCACTGATGCTATTCGTAAAGCGCGGGAACACAGTGGAACTTCCGGTACAACGTACGTCAGATGGGGCCGGAAATCCTGCCCCACCATCGCAGCGCTAGTTTACGAAGGCTTTACCGCTGGCTCTTACTATGGGCACACCGGGAGCGGCGCAAACTACCTCTGTCTTCCGGCGGAACCCTTGTGGGGCGTTTATGACGACGGCTTCAAAACTCCAGCAATAATATACGGCACCGAATATGAGACTTCGGATTCTCCCGTATTTAATCATCTGCATGAACACGAGGTCCCGTGCGCGGTGTGTCGCGTATCCACCAGCAacgtgttgatggttcccggcagAAACGCCTGCTACACTGGTTGGACGCTTGAGTACGCCGGGTACCTGATGGCGGAGCGTAACAACCACGCATCCAACAAGAATTTCGTCTGCGTTGACGGCGACGCTGAGGTGACCAACTGCAGCAGCGGTGGCAACGAAAACGGCGCCCTTCTTTACGTCGTGGAGAGTAGTTGCAATCCGCTGAAATGTCCACCGTACGTCAGTGGACGCGAGTTGACGTGCGCAGTGTGTTCTTATAAAGAGTAG